CGCATCCGCATGATCGGCAACGACCTCGCGCTCGACACCGGCATCGGCACCTGCGGCAAGAACGGCCAGGGCGTGCCTGTCGGCGTCGGCCAGCCGTCGCTTCTGATGGAGCGCATCACGGTGGGGGGGACGGGCGCATGAGCGTGGAAGAAGCATGAGCGTGGAAGAAAAGGTCACTGTCACCCCCAAACGAAAGAGCAGCGGCTGGGGCGGTCAGTTGGTGCAGCTCGCCGGCATCGTCGCCGCCGTGTTCATCGCCAAGGGCGCACTCGCCGAGCCGTTCTACGTGCCGTCGGGCTCGATGGAGCCGACGCTGCTGATCGGCGATGCGCTGCTCGCCTCGAAATTCCCCTATGGCTACGGCACCTCGTCGCTGCCGATCCAGATCAACCTGCCTGAGACCGGCCGCGTGTTCGCGGAGACGCCAAAGCTCGGCGACGTCGTCGTCTTCCGTTGGCCCGGCGATCGCTCGCAAGCCTGGGTCAAGCGCGTCGTCGGCCTGCCCGGCGACCGCATCCAGATGCGGCAGGGCCAGCTCTTCATCAACGACCGTCCCGCCGAGCTGAAGCCGGATGGCGTTGGCGCTGCCGAAGACGACAATGGCGGCACCGAACCGGCCTATCGCTATGTCGAGACGCTGCCGAACGGCGTCTCGCACCTGATTTTCAAGATGCGCGACAACGGGCCGCTCGACAACACGCCGGAAATGACGGTGCCATCAGGCCACCTCTTCGTGCTCGGCGACAACAGGGACAATTCCGCCGACAGCCGCGTGCCGCTGCGCTCCGGCGGCGTCGGCCTGCTGCCGATCGACAATCTGGTCGGCCGTGCGGATGCCGTGCTCGGCTCCTGGGATCTCGGCATGCGCAGTCAGCCGGTATGGACCTGGCTCTCCGGCTTCAGGCTCGCGCGGTTCTTCACCGCCGTGCATTGAATGAAGCGTCGACCGTGTCCTGGCGTAGTGTGATGGTGGGCACGGCGCGCGAAGAGCGCGCCTTTGCCTACCCTACGATTTCCGATGACACGCGACGAATTCCTCGCTCTCGCCCTGCAAAGTCCCGTCAACGCCGCGATCATCGATGAGCTGCGCCGGCTGGCGCTGCCGGATGCGTGGCTGGTCGCAGGTTGCCTGGTGCAGTCGGTGTGGAACGCGCTCACGGGACGCCCGATCGATTACGGCATTGCCGATTACGACGTGTTCTATTTCGATGCCGACACGTCGTGGGAGGCGGAGGACGCGGTAATCCGCACCCTGCATGCGCGGCTCGGCCATCTCGGCGCCAAGGTCGAGATCCGCAACCAGGCTCGCGTGCATCTGTGGTACCCCGACAAGCACGGCCTTCCCTATCCGCCGTTGACGCGCTCGACCGATGGCATCGACCGCTTCCTCACGGAGAATACGCAGCTGGGCATCCGACCTGCCGACGGTGATTTCGAGGTCTATGCGCC
This genomic stretch from Bradyrhizobium daqingense harbors:
- the lepB gene encoding signal peptidase I; the protein is MSVEEKVTVTPKRKSSGWGGQLVQLAGIVAAVFIAKGALAEPFYVPSGSMEPTLLIGDALLASKFPYGYGTSSLPIQINLPETGRVFAETPKLGDVVVFRWPGDRSQAWVKRVVGLPGDRIQMRQGQLFINDRPAELKPDGVGAAEDDNGGTEPAYRYVETLPNGVSHLIFKMRDNGPLDNTPEMTVPSGHLFVLGDNRDNSADSRVPLRSGGVGLLPIDNLVGRADAVLGSWDLGMRSQPVWTWLSGFRLARFFTAVH
- a CDS encoding nucleotidyltransferase family protein, with the translated sequence MTRDEFLALALQSPVNAAIIDELRRLALPDAWLVAGCLVQSVWNALTGRPIDYGIADYDVFYFDADTSWEAEDAVIRTLHARLGHLGAKVEIRNQARVHLWYPDKHGLPYPPLTRSTDGIDRFLTENTQLGIRPADGDFEVYAPHRFDDVARLIVRPNRALNFSAANYAAKTARWKALWPEITVIAAE